In Sphingomonas oryzagri, the genomic stretch TGCCGCCCGAAATGATGACGTTCAGGCGGGCGCCGACGATCGCTCCGAGCACCTGGGCCATGGGCCTGGGCACGCTATCGAGCTCGATCATCCGTTCCATGCTGATCGGCTTCTTCGAGAATTTGCGGATCGAGAGCAGCGACCCGTCAATCGCGAGCGGCGAGACGATCGCGTTCACGCGCGAGCCGTCGGCCAACCGAGCATCGACGAAGGGTGAGGATTCGTCGACGCGCCGGCCTACCGCCGTGACGATCTTCTGGATGATCCGCAGCAGGTGGCGCTCGTCCTGAAAGCGGGTCGAGGTCTTCTGGATGACGCCCCTGCGCTCGACGTAGACGGACTCCGACCCGTTGACGAGAATGTCGGTGATCGTCTCGTCCTTCAGCAGCGGCTCGAGCGGCCCCAGGCCGAGCAGTTCGTCGAGCACGTCGCTGGCGAGATTGGCCCGCTCGCTCCGGTTCAATACCTGACCTTCGTTGGTCAGCAACTCGCCGACGATATCCGACACCTCTTTCGAGATCTGGTCTCGCGACATCTTGTCGAGGAAGGACAGGTTGATCCGTTCGAGCAGCAGCTGGTGGATCTTCACCTTCAGCGCGATCATCCCGTCCGTAACGCTCGATTCCGGCGTCGCAGGCGGATCGATGATCGTCGCGTCGGGTGTGAGCCGCGCGACGGCTGCGGTATCCCCTCCGGTCGATTTGCGAACGTTCCACATCTCAGTTCACGCCCCCGCTTTCCGCGCCCAGCAGAAGTTCCGCGGCCTTCGCGATGTCCGTCGTGAAGCGGCTGCCGCGCCGGATGGTGCCGACGAGCTGCCCCTGATTCTGCGCGGTGCTGACCAGCGCCTGATCGAGCGAAATGCCATGCAGAACGGTGTGCCCGAGCGTCCGTGAGACGTCCGCGAAGCTGATCGTCCCGAACAGCTTCTTTTCGAGACGATTGACGATGATTTTGACGTCGGCATCACGGACCCCGACGGATTGGAACAGATCCAGCCTGCGCTTGGCCTGTCGCAGGCTGGGCAGCGTAGTCTCGACGACCAGCAGGATGGCGCTCGATTCCAGCACGGCGGAGAGCGCCCAACTCGTCCAGTCGGCCGGAAGATCCAGCACCACATAATCATATTGCCGGCGCAGCAGCTTGAGAACCGTGAGTAATTGGTCGGTATCGACGCTCTCCAGCGGCAGGATTGTTTCCGGCGCAGCGATCAGATCGAGCTTGTCGTTCACCGGTGTCGCAACCGACGCGACGAGATCGTCGTCGAGACGATCTTCCGCGGCGAGCAGATCATCCACGCGCACCGCGGGATTGACGCCGAGATAATCGGAAATCGTGCCGAATTGCAGGTCGAGATCGACGATCACCGCCGATCGCGCGCGCGCCGTCCGTGATCCGAGCTCCGCAGCGAGATGCGTGGCGATCGTCGTCGCTCCGCATCCGCCGATCGATCGCACCACCGCGAACATCGGCGCCAGATCCTCGTCCTGACGGGAATTGCCGTCGAGCCGCGAGATCGCGTCGAGGACGATCTGCATGACCTCGACGGGGTCGAGCGGCAAGGCGATCACATCCGCGACGCCCTCGTGCATCAGCGTGCGCATCAGCGCGACAGAGGTGCCGTGGATCGCCGCGACCGGAAGGATGTGCGGGTGGCTGGTCCGCAACTGTTTCAGGCGGTTCATGGAGCCCTGGTCCGCGACGTCCACCTCGACGATGACGAGGTCGACGTTTTGCAACCTTTCGCCCGGAATAGTCTGGTCCGCGTCGACCGCGAGCGTGGCGGGCTGCGGCCCGACCATGCCCCCTCGTGCGGCCTCGTAGAGCGAAATCTGCTCCGGCGATGCGGCGACCAGAATCCGCGTCCTGCCGTGGTCGGCAGACCATCTGTTCAGATCGAGCGCGGACTTGAAGTTTTCCATCGGCCGTATTGCCATCTGTCCGATACGGGTTGGTGTCTTACTCAGGTGTGGTATCGCTCTGCTCGGCGCCCAGCTTGGAGGCCTTGACCGCCACCGGCTTCTTCACCGTGTCGGTGCGGAAGCGTTCGATGGCCTGCGCGGCATGCTCACCGCTGCTTTCGGGCACGAGAGTCGAATACAGGGGCGCGGGATCGATGATCTGCGCGTCCATCGTCATGCGGTTCGCCTCGCCGAAATTGTCTGATCCGCCGTAATAGGGGCGCCCGTCGGGCGGGGCGGCCCTGGCGGTGCCCGCCAGCCCGGCGAGCAGGAGGCAGGAGAGGCCAACGAGCCTAGTAGGCATAGTGATCGTCCTTGCTCTTGGGATCGACCGGCTTGGCCGCGGGCGGCGGCGCGCCGTTCGGTTCGACCTTCTGCGGCCGGTAGGCCTGGCCGAGGAGGAAGGTGTCGCTCTCCCGCGGATCGAGCACGCGGTCGGTCGGCAGGCGCACCTGATCCGCCTTGATCGGGGCGACCAGATGCGGGGTCACGACGATCAGCAATTCGGTCTGGTCCCGCTTGAAATTGCTGGAACGGAACAGCGCGCCGATGATCGGGATCGAGCCGAGCACCGGCAGCTGATCGATCGTCGTCTTGAAGTCGCGCTGCAGCAGGCCGGCGATGGCGAAGCTTTCGCCGTCGCGCATCCATGCGATCGCTCGGAGCGTCGACCCGGATCATCGTCGCGAGCCCGCAGATCGCCGGCCAGATTGCGGGCATCGAGCAGTTGGCGTCCTTCCCGGTTCTCGTCACCAATGACGCGGCCGACGACCTCGAATGGCATCTTCAGACCGACGACGGCCGCGAACAGATCGTCCGGATCACGCCGCGCCTTGGTTGCGAGGATATGGCGACGGTGCGCGACGCGGCCATCGACGGGCTGGGCATCGCGGTCCTGCCCGATCATGTTTGCGCCGCAGCTTTGGAGACCGGACGGCTGGTGCGCGTCCTCCCTCCATGGCGCGGGGTGCAGGGGATCGTGCATCTGGTCTTCACCACCCGGCGGGGATTGCCTCCATCAGTCCGCGCCCTGATCGATCATCTGGCCGCGGGCTTTCCGCGCGGCGTGCTTGGGACGCCCCTGCTCGATAGCGGGAACGGTACGCCTCCGAGCCATCGTGGTAACAGTTGAGCCTTTCCATCGCTGGCAGCGGATATTGAACAGCCTGAGGGAAGGACGCAGACCGCGCTCTACTTGCAACGGACTTCAAACGAACATCGACGAACATGCGGCTGGATTTTCCATCGCGGCGAAGTGACCGGTCGCGGGCAGACTTTCGTACACCTCTGGTCGCAGAATTTGCCTGTTGGCGTCCCGCTCGCTCGGTGACGACCAGTCCTGTTCCCCGTAAACAAGCGATATCGGAGCCTTGACCTGATCGTAGAGAGCTCGTGCATCGACAAAGCTGGGCAATGCACGATACACAGCACGTGCCACGCTTGAATAACCGGCGCGAGAGCCGGACTTCGACAATTCATCGATGAAGCTGGCCGGCAGGTGCGCCGGGTCCGAAAAACCGCCGCTGATGATACCCTTGAGGATGAGCCTGTTCTCCAGTGCGGCGAACACAGGCCCGATCACCGGGGTCCGCACGCTCTTGATAACCACCGAGGCGAGAAGGTTGGCCCGTTCCAGCCCAGGCAGATAGTCATAGGGATTGAACGCGACGACGCGCCGCACTGCGATGTCCGGACTGGTCGCCAGCGTCAGCGCCAGCACAGCGCCGATGGATTCACCGGCCAGCGTGACGTCCTTGAGCCCCAGCGTGCGGATGAAGTCGAGGATGCGCGCGCGAAGCACAGGCTCGGTATAGGCGGCGCCCGGCACGATATCCGACCAGCCGAATCCGGGAAGATCCACGGCGTAGACCATGTACCGCCCGACCAGCAGGGGGATTAGGCGCTGGAACAGATCAAGCTGGGTACGCACCGTATGGATCAGTACCAGCGGTGGCCCCTCTCCAACCTTGAGATAGCGCAGTTTCGCGCCGTCGCTCAGGGTGAGGAACGAGACCTCGTGGGAGGACCAGCTTCGCGTATAGGCGCTTGCGTCTTCGTTGCTCATGGGGCTGTCCGTTCTGGCTGGGATCAAGGGTGGGCGGCCGTTCAATCAGGAACCGGTGAAAACTCGGCCGCGCCACTCGGCGGCAGTCTCAGGGCTTTCGCAGTGTCGCGCTCGACGGAACGTGGCGCCGAACCATGTCCGGCCTGAGCCGCGAGAGATCGTAACCGGCCGCAGCGGCAGTCGCGATCACGTCGTCGGGATCGGACACCCTGCATTGCGACAAGGCCCAGAGCGTCGCGGCACGGGTGCCGGTGCGGCAATAGGCAAGGATCGGTTTGGGCAGCGCATCAAGGGCCTGCTCGAACAGGTCGATGTCATGTTCCGTCGCCTGGCCCAGCGCAATCGGGATCGCGGCAAAGCCGAGGCCTGCAGCTGTCGCGGCCTGTTGCATCGAAGCGATGGTCGGCTGTCCGGCCTCCTCGCCATCGGGACGGTTCGCGATGATCGAGCGGTAACCAAGACGACGGGCTTCCTCGATATCATTCGGGGACAGTTGCGGGCTGGCGTAAAGGCCATCGGCAAGTTCGGCAGGTTTCATGGCAAGGGTCTCCTGATGACCGCGGGAGCGATCGCAAGCCGTTGATTACAGGGTGTTCAGGGGTATCTTCAGATAGTGCACTCCGTTATTTTCCGCGGGCGGCAGGTGACCCGCCCGCATATTGACCTGTACCGCCGGCAGGATCAGGCGGGGCATGGACAAGGTCGCGTCGCGCGCGATTCGCATGGTCACGAAATCTTCCTCGCTCACGCCCTGATGGACATGCACATTCGCGCTGTTCTCATCGCCGATCGTCGTTTCCCACACGAAGGTATCGCGGCCGGGCGCCTTATAGTCGTGGCAGAGGAACAGCCGCGCCTGTGCCGGCAGCAGAAGCAGCCGCCGGATCGAACGATAGAGGCTGCGCGCATCGCCGCCGGGGAAATCGGCCCTTGCGGTGCCGTAATCCGGCATGAACAGCGTGTCTCCGCAGAACACCGCGTCTCCCACCACAAAGGCCATGTCGGCGGGCGTGTGGCCCGGCACATGCAGCATGGTCACTTCCAGCTGGCCGATGGCGAGGGTGTCGCCGTCTTTCAGCAGAAGGTCGAACTGCGAACCGTCCCGCTCGAACTCCGTCCCGGCGTTGAAGAGCGTGCCGAAGATGGTCTGAACCTCGACGATGGCCGATCCGATCGCCAGCTTGCCGCCCAGCCGCTGTTGCAGATAGGGCGCGGCGGAAAGATGATCGGCATGTACGTGGGTTTCGAACAGCCAGTCGACGACCAGCCCCTCGCTGGCCACATAAGCCAGGACGGCATCGGCAGCGCTGGTTCCTGTGCGCCCGGAGGCAGCGTCGAAATCCAGCACAGAGTCGATAATCGCCGCGCGGAGGGTGGCCGGATCATGGACGACATAGGTCGCCGTGAAGGTCGGCGCGTCGAAAAAGCTGCGCACGATGGGGCGCGGTCGCTCGCCGGCCAAGGCACGGGCAACGACCGCGGAGGCCAGTGCAATCGGGTCGTCCATGGTCCCGTCTCCTTCGCCGTTCGCAAAGTACGATTTCAGATTCGTCGGGGTCGCGCCCGAACGGGTCAGCTGGTTGCCGGGCGCAGGGGGCCGGGCGGCACGACCGTTTCGATCAGGCCCGTCGCCACATCGTAGACCAGGCCCGTGACGATCGTGCCGTCGGCCAGTTGCTCATTGGCCCGGAGCGCGGCGATGTCATGGGCCACGGCCTTGTGGGGGTCGGTGACGTGCATGGTGTCGAGCGCGTCGCGCCCCACGCCCAGGTGCCGGGCCAGCAGGTCGGGCGCCTGATGATAGCACCCGATGATCCCGCAATCGCTGTGGTGGAGCAGCACGAGGTTGCGCACGCCTCCCGGTCGCCCCGCCGCCTGCGCCACGACGCGCAGCACGCCGAGCGTGTCGATCAGGTGTTCGTCGACGCGCCCGCCGACATTGCGGATGACAGCGGCCTCGCCCTGCGCCAGCCCCAGCACGAGGGCCGGATCGACGCGGGGATCGACGCAGCCGACCACGATGGTTCCGGTCGAGGGCATCATGGTGAGATCGGCTGCGAAGTCGTTCCGGGCGAAAGCCGCGTTGCGGTCTGTCAGGGTGTCGAGGAAATCCATGGTCCTTGCTCCTGTATGTGAGGATAGGCGCGGGATGCCGGACTTATCCGCCCAGCGCCGTGCGATTGGCCTCGGCAAAGGCCTGCACGGTCATGGGCGGGATGCCGGTGATCGACTCGATGATCCGGTCGGTGCCCTCGAACACGCCGTCGCGATAATCGAAAGCAACGGCACACAGATGCTGGATGGTCTGTTCGGGCATGCCGCGCGCCTGAAGCTGGGCGCGATACGCCTCCACCTCCATCGGCTCATAGACGATGGTGCGGCCCAGTTCCTCGCTCAGCGCCGCCGCGACGCCGTGATAATCCATCTCGACAGGGCCACAAAGCGGATAGGTCTTGCCCGCATGGGGCGCAGGGTCCGCCAGGATGGCGGCGATCACCCGGCCCTGATCCTGCGCGGCGATCGGCGCATGGCGCCCGGTGCCGAAGGGGAGGCGGAACATATTGTCGCGCGCGATGGTCTGCATCTGCGCGCCCCGTATCAGCCATTCGGCAAAGAAGGTGGGGCGCAGATGGGTGACCGGCACGCCCGACCAGTCGAACACGCGCTCGGACATCCAGTGGTCGCGCGCCTGATGGCTGGCGGAGTCGCGTCGCGCCGAGATCTGCGACATGTTGACGATCGCCTTGACCCCGGCCTCCTGCGCAGCCTGCGCGAAATAGGCGGTGGCGGTGATGAGCCCAGGGAGCAGGGGATAGAGGAAATAGGCGCTGCTTACCCCGTCCATGGCCGCGCGGACGTCGTCGATCTCGAGCAGGTCACCCACGACGGTCTCGACACCCTGAGTACGCAACGCGGCGGCGCGCTCATCATCCTTGCGGAGCATGGCGCGGATATTGACGGGCATCTGTCGCAGGGCTTCGATGGCATGGCCGCCAGTGGCGCCGGTGCCGCCGGTAATGAGGATGGTCTGCTGGGTCATGGCCGCTTCCTATGATGCGAGGAGTGCGGGGCGGATGCCGCCGCGTCCTTCGATGCACAGGAGATCGGCCGTTGCGGCCTATGGCGGTAGCCGGTGTTTCAGGGTTTCACCTATGCGCCGCGCGCATGGGTCAGACCGGCTCGCCAAACCCCGCCTTGAGATAGGCCACCAGACTGCGCGCCGCGATGCGCGTCTGCCGCCCCAACGGGAAATAGGCATGGACCTCGACCGGCGGGCGCGCCCAATCGGTCAACAACGGCACCAGCGAACCATCCAGCATCTCCGGGCGGGGCCTTCGGCATGGGGTCGAGCAAATTCCCATTCCGGCGATCGCGGCGACTACTGCGCCCTCGTTATCATTGACGCTGATGTGGGGTTGAAGATCGACCGCCACCTTCTCGCCCTCGCGTTCGAAGGCCCATGCCGCCACTCCCGAAGGGCCGCCGATAATGCGATGATGCGTCAGATCTGCGGGGGTGATCGGCTCGCCGGCTTTGTCGAGATAGCGGCGCGAAGCCAAAATGACTCGTGGAATGGTCGTGATCTTCTGCGCGGTGGCGCTGGCGTCCGACAGCGTACCGAGCCGGATCGCAACATCCACCGCATCGCGCACCAGATCCTGGCGCTGGTCTTCCAGCAGGATCTGTAGCCGCAAGGCCGGATGCAACTCGGTGAAACCGGTCAGACGCGGGATCACCTCGAGATAGCCCATCGTGCTGGGCATGCTGATACGCACCAGTCCTTGAAGATCCTCGCCCTCCCGCACCACGTTCCGTGCATCTTCGATGGCATCGAGGATCGCCTCGGCACGAGCCAGAAATTCCGCTCCCGCCTCCGTAGGCACAACCGCGCGGGTCGTGCGCGAGAGCAACCGGGCACCCAGACCATCCTCAAGGTCCGCCACGATGCGTGAGGCCTGCGACTGCGACAGGCCGCATTCCCGTGCCGCTGCAGAGATGCTGCCAAGGCGGGCCACGCGCGCATAGAGGCGAAGAGTGAGAAAGTCTTTCATGCCGTCAACCTAACCGCACACGCTCCGTCGGCGAAGGCATGTTCGGCAAGGGCTGGATCGTGCGCGACCATGCGCCGGGCGCATAGGTGAAACCCTGAAACGCCGGCTACCGGCATCAGCCGCAAAGGCCGATCTCCTGTGCATCGAACAACCCGGCGACGGCGCCGGGCACTGCGTCCCTCTTGCGACAGGAAACGGCCATGACTGATTTTCATGAACACCGCGTGCCCACTACCGGCGGCGACGTCTATGTGCGGGATTATCCGGGGGCGGGTCCGGCCTTCATGCTACTGCATGGCTTCCCGGACAACGGGCACATCTACGACGACCTCATTTCGCACCTCGTTGCCGGTGGCCGACGCGCCATCACCATCGACTTCCTGGGCTTTGGTGCCTCCGACAAGCCCGAGCGGGCGCAATACAGCTTTGCCCAGCAGCGCGGCGATGTCGAAGCGGTGCTCGACGCGCTGGCCCTGGAGACGGTGGTTCTGGTCGGCCACGATGCCGGCGGCCCGGCGGCGCTCAACCTGGCACTGCTTCGCCCCGAGCGCGTCGCATCGGTGGTTCTGATGAATGTGTTTTACGGCGAGGCGCCGGGCCTTCTGGTTCCGGAATTGATCGAGATTTTCTCGCACAAGCCCCTCCAATCGCTCGCACATCATTTTCTTGCGAGCCCCGAGCAATTTGCCTGGCTGCTCGAGTTTCAGCGCCGGCTGTTGCTGGGCGATGCCTCCGCGCATGGCCGGGTCCGCTATGAGGAATTGCTGGGGCCGTTGATCGACGAGAATTTCCGCCAGCAGCCGAGCGCCGCCATCGCCTTTGCGCAGATGACCGGTCAGCTGAAGGATGAAATCGCCGCCAATACCAGCCGCATTCTCGCGTTGCGCCGCGCGGAGGTGCCCGTGCACCTGATCTGGGGCCGCAATGACCCCTATCTCCATCTCTCTACCGCGGCTTTCCTCCAGTCCCAGTTGCGCGAAGCCTCGCTGCACGCGCTGGACGCTGGTCACTGGCCGCAGATCGATGCCGCCGAAGATGTTGCCCGCATCATGCTCGACGCCTGAACGCGACCGCGTGTTATGATTTGAAAGGCGGGGCGCACAGCGTCCCGCCACATCATTTCTCCGCTGATTCTGGCGCTTACGGCCAGCACTTCAAGATTGTCGCGCTTCCGAATGCGCGATGCGCATGACGTCCTTCACATAGTCGATCAGGTCCGTGGTGTCGGCAGCGCTCAACTGGCCACCCATCCGCCCATAAGCCATGCCTTCGAGGAGATAATGGGCGATGTTGCCGGCTCGTGCGACGGATGGATCGGTATGGTCCCACCCGAACGTCTCTCGCGCGATCTCATGCCAGGCACGCAGGAAGGCGCCATAGCGTGTCGTCAGCAAGGTGGCGAGCTCCGGCTCCGACCGGGCGGCGAGCACCAGTTCCTGATAGGCGCGGAAATCGCGCTCGTGCAGATGGCGCC encodes the following:
- a CDS encoding MBL fold metallo-hydrolase; amino-acid sequence: MDDPIALASAVVARALAGERPRPIVRSFFDAPTFTATYVVHDPATLRAAIIDSVLDFDAASGRTGTSAADAVLAYVASEGLVVDWLFETHVHADHLSAAPYLQQRLGGKLAIGSAIVEVQTIFGTLFNAGTEFERDGSQFDLLLKDGDTLAIGQLEVTMLHVPGHTPADMAFVVGDAVFCGDTLFMPDYGTARADFPGGDARSLYRSIRRLLLLPAQARLFLCHDYKAPGRDTFVWETTIGDENSANVHVHQGVSEEDFVTMRIARDATLSMPRLILPAVQVNMRAGHLPPAENNGVHYLKIPLNTL
- a CDS encoding LysR family transcriptional regulator, with the translated sequence MKDFLTLRLYARVARLGSISAAARECGLSQSQASRIVADLEDGLGARLLSRTTRAVVPTEAGAEFLARAEAILDAIEDARNVVREGEDLQGLVRISMPSTMGYLEVIPRLTGFTELHPALRLQILLEDQRQDLVRDAVDVAIRLGTLSDASATAQKITTIPRVILASRRYLDKAGEPITPADLTHHRIIGGPSGVAAWAFEREGEKVAVDLQPHISVNDNEGAVVAAIAGMGICSTPCRRPRPEMLDGSLVPLLTDWARPPVEVHAYFPLGRQTRIAARSLVAYLKAGFGEPV
- a CDS encoding alpha/beta fold hydrolase, which codes for MSNEDASAYTRSWSSHEVSFLTLSDGAKLRYLKVGEGPPLVLIHTVRTQLDLFQRLIPLLVGRYMVYAVDLPGFGWSDIVPGAAYTEPVLRARILDFIRTLGLKDVTLAGESIGAVLALTLATSPDIAVRRVVAFNPYDYLPGLERANLLASVVIKSVRTPVIGPVFAALENRLILKGIISGGFSDPAHLPASFIDELSKSGSRAGYSSVARAVYRALPSFVDARALYDQVKAPISLVYGEQDWSSPSERDANRQILRPEVYESLPATGHFAAMENPAACSSMFV
- a CDS encoding NmrA family NAD(P)-binding protein, whose product is MTQQTILITGGTGATGGHAIEALRQMPVNIRAMLRKDDERAAALRTQGVETVVGDLLEIDDVRAAMDGVSSAYFLYPLLPGLITATAYFAQAAQEAGVKAIVNMSQISARRDSASHQARDHWMSERVFDWSGVPVTHLRPTFFAEWLIRGAQMQTIARDNMFRLPFGTGRHAPIAAQDQGRVIAAILADPAPHAGKTYPLCGPVEMDYHGVAAALSEELGRTIVYEPMEVEAYRAQLQARGMPEQTIQHLCAVAFDYRDGVFEGTDRIIESITGIPPMTVQAFAEANRTALGG
- a CDS encoding carbonic anhydrase, whose amino-acid sequence is MDFLDTLTDRNAAFARNDFAADLTMMPSTGTIVVGCVDPRVDPALVLGLAQGEAAVIRNVGGRVDEHLIDTLGVLRVVAQAAGRPGGVRNLVLLHHSDCGIIGCYHQAPDLLARHLGVGRDALDTMHVTDPHKAVAHDIAALRANEQLADGTIVTGLVYDVATGLIETVVPPGPLRPATS
- a CDS encoding LysR substrate-binding domain-containing protein produces the protein MRSLGASTRIIVASPQIAGQIAGIEQLASFPVLVTNDAADDLEWHLQTDDGREQIVRITPRLGCEDMATVRDAAIDGLGIAVLPDHVCAAALETGRLVRVLPPWRGVQGIVHLVFTTRRGLPPSVRALIDHLAAGFPRGVLGTPLLDSGNGTPPSHRGNS
- a CDS encoding alpha/beta fold hydrolase, which encodes MTDFHEHRVPTTGGDVYVRDYPGAGPAFMLLHGFPDNGHIYDDLISHLVAGGRRAITIDFLGFGASDKPERAQYSFAQQRGDVEAVLDALALETVVLVGHDAGGPAALNLALLRPERVASVVLMNVFYGEAPGLLVPELIEIFSHKPLQSLAHHFLASPEQFAWLLEFQRRLLLGDASAHGRVRYEELLGPLIDENFRQQPSAAIAFAQMTGQLKDEIAANTSRILALRRAEVPVHLIWGRNDPYLHLSTAAFLQSQLREASLHALDAGHWPQIDAAEDVARIMLDA
- a CDS encoding TIGR01244 family sulfur transferase: MKPAELADGLYASPQLSPNDIEEARRLGYRSIIANRPDGEEAGQPTIASMQQAATAAGLGFAAIPIALGQATEHDIDLFEQALDALPKPILAYCRTGTRAATLWALSQCRVSDPDDVIATAAAAGYDLSRLRPDMVRRHVPSSATLRKP
- a CDS encoding TetR/AcrR family transcriptional regulator — its product is MRIHVLETTITCLAERPYSDVSVSAIAAEAGVSRGGMQYHFPTRLALLQGAVEHLHARRLQQFQADIMARPADVDLIGHIVDTHWRHLHERDFRAYQELVLAARSEPELATLLTTRYGAFLRAWHEIARETFGWDHTDPSVARAGNIAHYLLEGMAYGRMGGQLSAADTTDLIDYVKDVMRIAHSEARQS
- a CDS encoding CpaF family protein gives rise to the protein MWNVRKSTGGDTAAVARLTPDATIIDPPATPESSVTDGMIALKVKIHQLLLERINLSFLDKMSRDQISKEVSDIVGELLTNEGQVLNRSERANLASDVLDELLGLGPLEPLLKDETITDILVNGSESVYVERRGVIQKTSTRFQDERHLLRIIQKIVTAVGRRVDESSPFVDARLADGSRVNAIVSPLAIDGSLLSIRKFSKKPISMERMIELDSVPRPMAQVLGAIVGARLNVIISGGTGSGKTTMLNALSSYIDERERIVTIEDSAELQLQQDHVARLETRPANIEGRGEVTQRDLVKNALRMRPDRIILGECRAGEAFDMLQAMNTGHDGSMTTVHANTPRDALSRIEQMIGMSGIDISARSARAQIASAINIVLQIGRLSDGRRKVLSLSEVTGMEGEVITMQEIFRFNMTGRAENGQVLGQFEATGLRPKFTRILEAHGISLDPHVFQPIVRQN
- a CDS encoding AAA family ATPase — protein: MENFKSALDLNRWSADHGRTRILVAASPEQISLYEAARGGMVGPQPATLAVDADQTIPGERLQNVDLVIVEVDVADQGSMNRLKQLRTSHPHILPVAAIHGTSVALMRTLMHEGVADVIALPLDPVEVMQIVLDAISRLDGNSRQDEDLAPMFAVVRSIGGCGATTIATHLAAELGSRTARARSAVIVDLDLQFGTISDYLGVNPAVRVDDLLAAEDRLDDDLVASVATPVNDKLDLIAAPETILPLESVDTDQLLTVLKLLRRQYDYVVLDLPADWTSWALSAVLESSAILLVVETTLPSLRQAKRRLDLFQSVGVRDADVKIIVNRLEKKLFGTISFADVSRTLGHTVLHGISLDQALVSTAQNQGQLVGTIRRGSRFTTDIAKAAELLLGAESGGVN